The region CGGAATATCTTTAAGAGACGCGGCCGTCAAAGCGGTGAAGTCCGGCAAAATTAAATTTATTCCGAAAAGATTTGAAAAAATATTTTTCCATTGGATGAAAAATATCAAAGATTGGAATATCTCCCGCCAGATTGTCTGGGGCATTAAAATCCCCGATGAAACCACGACTGATGTTTTTGATACTTGGTTTTCTTCGGGCCAGTGGCCGTTCGCCAGCCTCATGGCCGCGAAAAAAAATGATTTCAAAACTTTTTATCCGACCGACGTGATGGAAACCGCCTGGGATATTTTATTTTTTTGGGTCGCGAGAATGATCATGCTCGGAATATACGCGACCGGAAAAATTCCCTTCAAAACTGTTTATCTCCATGGTCTGGTCCGCGACAAAGATCGCCAAAAAATGTCTAAATCAAAAGGCAATGTCATTAATCCTTTGGGCGTCGTTGATATTTACGGCGCCGATGCTTTAAGAATGGCTTTGGTGATCGGCAATACCCCGGGCAATGATCCGATAATCTACGAAGAAAAAATCCGCGGCTACCGCAATTTTGCCAACAAAATCTGGCAAGCTTCCCGTTTCGTTTTAATGAATCTGGACGGTTTTGATCCGAAAACAAAGCCGAAATTGGCTCCTGCCGATAAAAAAAGATTAAAAGAAATCAGCCAATTAAAAAAAGAAATCACTAAACTGATGGAATCTTTCAAATTTTACGCCGCGGCGGAAAAACTTTATCATTATTTCTGGCATATTTTTGCCGATAAAATTATTGAATCAACAAAAGCCCGCTTGCGAGAAAATAAAGAAAGCCGCCAAGCGGCCCAGCATCTTTTGCTGGAAATTCTGAAAATCAATCTTAAATTATTCCATCCTTTTATGCCGTTCATCACCGAAGAAATCTGGTCAAAACTGCCGATAAAAAACAAAAAATTATTAATGATTGAACAATGGCCCAAGAAATAATTTTAATCGCTTCATCCACCGTCTCGGCGATTTTTATCGGTTTTCTGCCGGCAGTGCTTTGGCTGTGGTTTTGGCTGAAAGAAGATCCTCATCCCGAACCGCGGCGAGCCCTGGCCGCCACTTTTTTAGCCGGCATAATCGTCGTGCCCATCGCTCTTTTTCTGGAAAAAACCGCTTATTATTTCCTTATCAAATGGGGATTGGCGGATTTCGGCGTTTTCGGTTTTTCCTTATTTATTATCTGGGCCGGAATTGAAGAATATCTTAAATATTTTGCGGCAAAAATCACAGCCTTTCGGCGGCCAAGTTTCAACGAACCCATTGACGCTCCCATTTATTTAATTACCGCCGCTTTGGGATTCGCCGCCTTGGAAAACGTCTTTTTTCTTTTTAAAACTCATCTGACGATGCCGGAACTAAGCTTAATAACGGGAGAAATGAGATTTATCGGAGCGACTTTGCTTCATCTCGTCACTTCCGCGATCGTGGGAATGAGCGTGGCTTTTTCTTTTTTTCATCCTGAAAAACGCTCCCGCAACGTGTTCGGCGGACTGATGTTGGCAATTTTATTGCACGCTTTATTTAATTTGTTTATAATAAAAAGCGGAGAGAATGAAATTTTAAATATCTTTGTTTTTGTTTGGATTGGCGCGATTACGCTTCTCTTCTTTTTTGAAAAAGTTAAAAAAATTATTAAATAATCTTATGCTTATCAAAGAATTTATTTTATGATAAGCATAATCTTCAACTATGCCAAAAAGCGGCAGATCATTTTTTGAGATATTAACCGGCAGCGCCAGCGCGAAAGCCGAAGAAAATGCCGATGCGAAAAAACGTTCTTCTTTGCCGAAAGAAACAGATAAAAAAGACTGGCTACCGGAGTCCGATGAAGCTGATCTGGCGATAGACGTTTTTCAAACACCGAATGAAATTACCATTCAAACAATGGTGGCCGGCGTTAAGCCCGAAGAATTAGACA is a window of Candidatus Niyogibacteria bacterium DNA encoding:
- a CDS encoding PrsW family intramembrane metalloprotease; amino-acid sequence: MAQEIILIASSTVSAIFIGFLPAVLWLWFWLKEDPHPEPRRALAATFLAGIIVVPIALFLEKTAYYFLIKWGLADFGVFGFSLFIIWAGIEEYLKYFAAKITAFRRPSFNEPIDAPIYLITAALGFAALENVFFLFKTHLTMPELSLITGEMRFIGATLLHLVTSAIVGMSVAFSFFHPEKRSRNVFGGLMLAILLHALFNLFIIKSGENEILNIFVFVWIGAITLLFFFEKVKKIIK